One region of Gorilla gorilla gorilla isolate KB3781 chromosome 13, NHGRI_mGorGor1-v2.1_pri, whole genome shotgun sequence genomic DNA includes:
- the SPACA9 gene encoding sperm acrosome-associated protein 9 isoform X3, which translates to MKWACSSGLDHSQFLRSTRSDLPLWPNLRRSHWVQSYMEHYCNSSTDRRVLLMFLDICSELTKLCQHFEAVHSGTPVTNNLLEKCKTLVSQSNDLSSLRAKYPHDVVNHLSCDEARNHYGGVVSLIPLILDLMKEWIAHSEKLPRKVLQQGETVKNKKYSTTSLPDLVSWDLSLKENLHLP; encoded by the exons ATGAAATGGGCCTGTTCATCTGGCCTGGACCACAGCCAATTCCTCCGTAGCACGAGATCAGACCTCCCGCTCTGGCCCAACCTCAGACGCAGTCACTGG GTGCAGAGCTACATGGAACACTACTGCAACAGCTCCACAGACCGGCGGGTTCTGCTCATGTTCCTGGACATCTGTTCAGAGCTGACTAAGCtctgccagcactttgaggccgTGCACTCTGGCACCCCAGTCACCAACAACCTCCTCGAGAAATGCAAAACCCTCGTTAGCCAAAGCAACGACTTAAGCAGCCTCAGAGCAAA ATACCCTCACGATGTGGTGAACCACCTCAGCTGTGACGAGGCCCGGAACCACTACGGCGGCGTGGTCAGCCTCATCCCCCTCATCCTAGACTTAATGAAAGAATGGATCGCCCACTCCGAGAAGTTGCCGCGCAAGGTGCTGCAGCAA GGGGAGACAGTCAAGAATAAAAAGTATTCTACCACCTCTCTGCCTGACTTGGTTTCCTGGGATTTATCCCTGAAGGAAAACCTACATCTCCCCTAA